In one Mycobacteroides chelonae genomic region, the following are encoded:
- the rpmB gene encoding 50S ribosomal protein L28: MSAHCEVTGRSPGFGNAVSHSHRRTRRRWSPNIQLKTYYLPSEDRRIKLRVSTKGMKVIDRDGIEAVVARLRAQGRKF, translated from the coding sequence TTGTCCGCGCATTGCGAGGTGACCGGACGGTCGCCGGGCTTCGGTAACGCGGTGTCGCATTCACACCGCCGCACCCGTCGCCGCTGGTCACCCAACATCCAGCTCAAGACGTACTACCTGCCCTCGGAGGACCGGCGCATCAAGCTCCGGGTGAGCACCAAGGGCATGAAGGTGATCGACCGAGACGGTATCGAGGCCGTGGTGGCACGGCTGCGCGCGCAGGGACGGAAGTTCTGA
- a CDS encoding phosphotransferase family protein: protein MRYAARVTRVFRATAETTTQDWSALSSWVARQGHVLDASAARQFAGGKANLNYLVALDGRPAVFRRPPAGPIAEGANDMAREWRVLSRLNAGFALAPRGLLYCDDLDVLGAPFQFLEYREGLVIGGELPAGLPGEAPERITATLIEAMTSLHAVKPESVGLGDLGKPEGFLERQLAGWTRRAHAVWPEGLPAVVTNLTSRLEQQIPEQSRVSLLHMDLKLDNMLVDRETLSPNAVIDWDMATRGCPLFDLAILASYWMEPGDPTAVRAVNQMPTTTTGFASRRDVIDSYFTVAGMRPRPLHWQVACARLRLGVAWMQLYRKWQCGDLVGAGYADFEDIAMAVLSWAATQFTEGEI from the coding sequence TTGAGGTACGCGGCTAGGGTAACGCGTGTGTTCCGCGCCACAGCCGAGACGACGACGCAAGACTGGTCGGCGCTGTCGTCCTGGGTAGCGCGGCAGGGACACGTCCTCGATGCCTCGGCGGCGCGACAGTTCGCGGGCGGTAAGGCCAATCTGAACTATCTGGTGGCCCTCGACGGACGGCCGGCTGTGTTTCGCCGCCCACCCGCTGGCCCGATCGCCGAGGGCGCCAACGATATGGCGCGCGAATGGCGGGTGCTCTCGAGGCTCAATGCGGGATTCGCCCTGGCTCCGCGAGGCTTGTTGTATTGCGATGATCTTGACGTGCTCGGCGCCCCCTTCCAGTTTCTGGAGTATCGCGAGGGGTTGGTAATCGGTGGAGAACTGCCGGCAGGTCTTCCGGGCGAGGCTCCGGAGCGCATCACTGCCACCTTGATCGAGGCGATGACCTCGCTGCACGCGGTGAAGCCGGAATCGGTGGGTTTGGGCGATCTCGGCAAGCCCGAGGGCTTCCTTGAACGTCAGCTCGCCGGCTGGACCCGCCGGGCACATGCGGTGTGGCCCGAGGGGTTGCCTGCCGTCGTCACGAACCTGACCTCGCGGCTGGAACAGCAGATCCCCGAGCAGTCGCGGGTCTCGCTACTGCATATGGACCTCAAACTCGACAACATGCTCGTCGACCGGGAAACGTTGTCGCCCAACGCCGTGATCGATTGGGATATGGCCACCCGGGGCTGCCCGCTCTTCGACCTGGCAATTCTGGCGTCGTACTGGATGGAGCCGGGGGACCCGACCGCGGTGCGTGCCGTCAACCAGATGCCGACCACGACAACAGGGTTCGCGAGTCGTCGGGATGTCATCGATTCCTACTTCACGGTGGCTGGAATGCGGCCGCGACCGTTGCACTGGCAGGTGGCGTGTGCGCGGCTCCGTTTGGGTGTCGCGTGGATGCAGCTGTACCGCAAGTGGCAGTGCGGTGACCTCGTCGGTGCCGGATACGCGGATTTCGAAGACATCGCCATGGCTGTCCTTAGTTGGGCGGCAACACAATTCACCGAGGGAGAAATATGA
- a CDS encoding MarR family winged helix-turn-helix transcriptional regulator — translation MLAMTESDEVEPLGYLMFRAGAVMRPQVLAALRPLGLGMPEFMCLRMLNESPGRTSAELAREHNVSAQAMNQVLNGLQNVALVSRPTVPASGRALPARVTAKGKALLKRVESAIRAAEDEMFGRLSAEDQGELRRILGRLIDATGENA, via the coding sequence ATGCTTGCGATGACTGAATCCGATGAGGTCGAGCCACTGGGGTACCTGATGTTCCGGGCTGGTGCCGTGATGCGTCCGCAGGTCCTTGCTGCGTTGCGGCCGCTCGGGCTCGGGATGCCGGAGTTCATGTGCCTGCGGATGCTCAACGAAAGCCCCGGGCGTACCAGCGCTGAGCTGGCGCGCGAACACAACGTCTCGGCACAGGCGATGAATCAGGTTCTCAACGGATTGCAGAACGTGGCGCTGGTGTCCCGGCCGACGGTGCCGGCCTCGGGGCGAGCATTACCGGCCCGGGTCACCGCCAAGGGCAAGGCGTTACTCAAACGCGTGGAGTCGGCAATCCGGGCCGCCGAGGACGAGATGTTCGGCCGCTTGAGCGCCGAGGATCAGGGCGAACTCAGACGGATACTGGGGCGACTGATCGACGCTACCGGCGAAAACGCGTGA
- a CDS encoding type B 50S ribosomal protein L31 — protein MKPGIHPDYHPVVFQDTTTGKMFLTRSTATSTRTVEFEGQEYPLITVEVTADSHPFWTGDRRIMDTAGQVEKFRRRYGTR, from the coding sequence ATGAAGCCCGGTATCCACCCCGATTATCATCCGGTCGTCTTCCAGGACACCACCACCGGAAAAATGTTCTTGACCCGCTCGACAGCGACGAGCACCCGCACCGTTGAGTTCGAGGGCCAGGAGTACCCGCTCATCACCGTTGAAGTGACGGCGGACTCGCACCCGTTCTGGACGGGCGATCGCCGGATCATGGATACCGCCGGCCAGGTCGAGAAGTTCCGCAGGCGCTACGGGACTCGTTAA
- a CDS encoding DEDDh family exonuclease yields the protein MPIWGQTPDHSPKWVVVDLETSGFQPGRARVISVAALALDADGSITDSVVSLLNPGVDPGPTHVHGLTPEMLEGQPEFADIVPDLIALLRGRTLVAHNVGFDYSFLAAEAELAGAELPTEAVMCTVELTRRLDLDTPNLRLETLAAHWGVEQLKAHDAYDDARVLAEVLPKVLDRARERGTWLPIRETTRKRWPNGRVTHEELRSLKTVASRQPCHWLNPGPFVAGQPLVQGMRVALSSEVARTHEELVEQIMQAGLAYADTVDEDTSVVICNQPNPKQGKGFHARSLGVPLLDDETFMTEVRRVVGGTDVEQFTVPSRAGAQYSLF from the coding sequence ATGCCGATCTGGGGGCAGACGCCCGACCACAGCCCCAAGTGGGTAGTGGTTGACCTGGAGACTTCCGGCTTTCAGCCAGGTCGGGCGCGTGTCATCAGTGTCGCGGCGTTGGCACTGGATGCCGACGGAAGCATCACCGACAGTGTGGTGAGTCTGCTGAATCCGGGTGTTGATCCGGGCCCCACGCATGTGCACGGCCTCACTCCGGAGATGCTGGAGGGACAGCCCGAGTTCGCCGATATCGTCCCTGACCTCATCGCGCTGCTGCGAGGCCGGACACTGGTCGCCCACAACGTCGGGTTCGACTACTCGTTCCTGGCGGCGGAGGCCGAACTGGCCGGTGCCGAGCTGCCCACCGAGGCGGTGATGTGCACGGTTGAGCTGACCCGGCGTCTCGACCTGGATACGCCCAATCTGCGGCTGGAAACCCTCGCCGCGCATTGGGGCGTCGAGCAGCTCAAGGCCCATGACGCGTATGACGACGCTCGGGTACTGGCCGAGGTATTGCCGAAGGTGCTTGACCGCGCGCGGGAACGGGGAACGTGGCTCCCTATCCGCGAGACCACCCGCAAGCGCTGGCCCAACGGCCGTGTGACACACGAGGAGCTGCGCTCCCTCAAGACCGTGGCGTCTCGTCAGCCGTGTCACTGGCTCAATCCCGGCCCGTTCGTCGCCGGTCAGCCGCTGGTGCAGGGCATGCGGGTGGCCTTGAGCTCCGAGGTCGCTCGCACGCATGAGGAGCTGGTCGAGCAGATCATGCAGGCCGGCCTCGCCTATGCCGACACGGTCGACGAAGACACCTCGGTGGTGATCTGTAACCAGCCAAATCCCAAGCAGGGTAAGGGATTTCATGCCCGGTCGCTCGGCGTGCCGCTGCTGGATGACGAGACGTTCATGACCGAGGTGCGGCGCGTTGTCGGCGGTACCGATGTCGAGCAGTTCACGGTTCCCAGCCGCGCCGGAGCGCAGTACTCACTGTTCTGA
- the rpmG gene encoding 50S ribosomal protein L33, translating to MARNEIRPIVKLRSTAGTGYTYVTRKNRRNDPDRMVLRKYDPVVRKHVEFREER from the coding sequence ATGGCGCGCAACGAGATCCGCCCCATTGTGAAGCTGCGGTCGACCGCGGGCACCGGGTACACGTATGTCACCCGCAAGAACCGGCGCAACGATCCGGACCGGATGGTGCTGCGCAAGTACGACCCCGTAGTGCGTAAGCACGTGGAATTCAGAGAGGAGCGCTGA
- a CDS encoding serine hydrolase domain-containing protein, whose product MRRILCAVLALALLVSGCGTHSGIAVADLDAQTSAKLDTAINEVLSSAAVPGAIVGVWGPKGQYVRAFGLANTTTRAPMRTDFYHRIGSVTKTFTVTAVLQLVDEGKVGLDDPIAKYVDKVPGGDKITLRQLARMQSGLFNYSMSLVFNRDLEADPRRRYSTQQLLDYAFAQPPNFPAGQGYEYSNTNAVLLGQVVEKVSGQSLPAFVREHITEPLGLKHSSFPDTSTIPDPHAQGYTQLTPTGPLIDSTDWSPSWASWAGAMISTLEDLRIWVPALATGKLLTPATQQQRLQTVAMPPVPEDIRYGLGIFDAHGWIGHNGSIPGYQTLAIYSPAEQTTVVALLNTDVAKQPAQPSTLFGTAITKVISPDHVFLLENAIPQPR is encoded by the coding sequence ATGCGCCGAATCCTCTGTGCGGTACTTGCGCTTGCGCTGCTCGTCAGCGGGTGTGGGACACACTCGGGCATTGCCGTCGCAGACCTGGACGCGCAGACGTCGGCCAAGCTCGACACCGCCATCAATGAGGTGCTCTCGAGCGCGGCGGTTCCCGGCGCGATCGTCGGGGTGTGGGGACCCAAGGGGCAGTATGTACGGGCATTCGGGCTCGCGAACACGACGACCCGCGCACCGATGCGTACCGATTTCTATCACCGAATCGGCAGTGTGACAAAGACCTTCACGGTTACCGCGGTGCTGCAGCTTGTCGATGAGGGCAAGGTGGGACTCGATGATCCGATTGCCAAGTATGTCGACAAGGTTCCGGGCGGCGACAAGATCACCCTGCGTCAGCTCGCCCGGATGCAGAGCGGACTGTTCAACTATTCGATGTCCTTGGTCTTCAACCGTGACCTGGAGGCCGATCCACGGCGCCGCTACAGCACCCAACAGCTACTCGATTACGCATTCGCGCAACCGCCCAATTTCCCTGCGGGCCAGGGCTACGAGTACAGCAACACCAACGCCGTGCTGTTGGGACAGGTGGTCGAGAAGGTCAGTGGGCAGAGCCTGCCGGCATTCGTGCGCGAGCACATCACCGAGCCACTCGGCTTGAAACACAGCAGTTTCCCCGACACCAGCACCATCCCCGATCCGCACGCGCAGGGATACACGCAGCTGACGCCGACCGGGCCGCTCATCGACAGCACGGATTGGAGTCCGTCGTGGGCGTCCTGGGCGGGCGCGATGATCTCGACGCTCGAGGACCTGCGGATCTGGGTGCCCGCGCTGGCAACGGGCAAGCTTCTGACCCCGGCCACCCAGCAGCAGCGGTTGCAGACCGTGGCGATGCCGCCGGTTCCCGAAGATATCCGTTACGGCCTGGGGATTTTCGATGCGCATGGATGGATCGGCCACAACGGCAGCATCCCCGGTTACCAGACGCTCGCCATCTACTCGCCCGCCGAACAGACCACCGTGGTGGCGCTACTCAATACCGACGTGGCCAAGCAACCCGCGCAGCCCAGCACCTTGTTCGGTACCGCTATCACCAAGGTGATCAGTCCGGATCACGTCTTCCTGTTGGAGAACGCGATTCCCCAGCCGCGCTGA
- the rpsN gene encoding 30S ribosomal protein S14, giving the protein MAKKSKIAKNEQRRAIVERYAERRAELKEIIRQPLSTKEQRIAAQAELARQPRDASAVRLRNRDAVDGRPRGYLRKFGLSRVRVRELVHDGSLPGVRKASW; this is encoded by the coding sequence ATGGCCAAGAAATCCAAGATCGCCAAGAACGAGCAGCGCCGCGCCATCGTCGAGCGCTATGCCGAGCGGCGCGCAGAGCTCAAGGAGATCATCCGGCAGCCATTGAGCACCAAGGAGCAGCGCATAGCGGCACAGGCCGAGCTGGCACGCCAGCCGCGCGATGCCAGCGCGGTGCGGCTGCGCAACCGCGATGCGGTGGACGGCCGGCCCCGTGGTTATCTGCGCAAGTTCGGACTGTCCCGCGTGCGAGTCCGTGAACTCGTGCACGACGGGTCGCTGCCCGGCGTCCGGAAAGCGAGCTGGTGA
- a CDS encoding acyl-CoA dehydrogenase family protein codes for MIDFSVPEELAAKAQRVREFVTDIVIPYERDPRLTAHGPTDELRAELVGKARDAGLLTVQAPESYGGWGLSHIGQAVIFEAAGWSTLGPIAMNCAAPDEGNMFLLGKITNEEQSEKFLRPVIEGYQRSAFAMTEPDGAGSDPSQLKTSATFDGQNFVINGRKWLITGARGAKTWIIMANLEANDHLPEGPTLFLCDGETEGIVIERIMNTMDRNYAEGHAVVRFDNLTLPREALLGETGQAFRYAQLRLAPARLTHCMRWLGAAARAQDIAVNYARTRTSFGKTIGEHQGVSFMLADNEIALHQCRLTIWHACWMMDNGAKGRHESSMAKSFVSEELFKVTDRCVQVLGGIGISDETPVEMIFRDMRAFRLYDGPTEVHKYAIGRQVLRTPRA; via the coding sequence ATGATCGATTTCAGCGTTCCGGAAGAGTTGGCCGCGAAGGCACAGCGGGTGCGTGAGTTCGTCACCGACATTGTGATTCCCTACGAGCGCGATCCTCGGCTGACTGCGCACGGACCCACCGATGAACTGCGCGCCGAGCTTGTCGGCAAGGCCCGAGATGCCGGGCTGCTGACCGTGCAGGCGCCGGAATCCTATGGGGGTTGGGGCCTTTCGCATATCGGTCAAGCCGTGATCTTCGAGGCGGCGGGCTGGTCCACTTTGGGCCCCATCGCGATGAACTGCGCCGCGCCCGATGAAGGCAACATGTTCCTGCTCGGCAAGATCACCAACGAGGAGCAGTCGGAGAAATTCCTGCGCCCCGTCATCGAGGGGTATCAGCGCTCGGCGTTCGCGATGACCGAACCCGATGGCGCCGGATCGGACCCGTCACAGCTCAAGACCTCTGCCACCTTCGATGGCCAGAACTTCGTCATCAACGGGCGTAAGTGGCTCATCACCGGCGCGCGCGGCGCCAAGACGTGGATCATCATGGCCAACCTGGAGGCCAACGATCATCTGCCCGAGGGGCCCACGCTGTTCTTGTGTGACGGTGAGACCGAAGGCATTGTGATCGAACGGATCATGAACACGATGGACCGCAACTACGCCGAGGGGCACGCGGTGGTGCGGTTCGACAATCTGACTCTGCCGCGGGAGGCGCTGCTCGGGGAGACCGGCCAGGCCTTCCGGTACGCGCAGCTGCGGCTCGCACCGGCGCGGTTGACGCACTGTATGCGTTGGCTCGGGGCCGCCGCCCGCGCTCAGGACATCGCCGTGAACTACGCGCGCACCCGGACCTCGTTCGGTAAGACCATCGGCGAGCATCAGGGAGTCTCCTTCATGCTCGCCGACAATGAGATCGCGCTGCATCAATGTCGTCTCACCATCTGGCACGCCTGCTGGATGATGGACAACGGCGCCAAGGGGCGTCACGAGAGCTCGATGGCCAAGTCGTTCGTGTCCGAGGAGCTGTTCAAGGTCACCGACCGGTGTGTGCAGGTGCTCGGCGGTATCGGCATCAGTGACGAGACGCCGGTGGAGATGATCTTCCGCGATATGCGTGCCTTCCGTCTGTACGACGGCCCCACCGAGGTGCACAAGTACGCCATCGGCCGTCAGGTGTTGCGTACCCCGCGCGCCTAG
- the rpsR gene encoding 30S ribosomal protein S18: MAAKTSRNRRAKVADTKPKPNLFAKLGLSEVDYKDTNTLRLFISERGKIRARRVTGLTVQQQRQVATAIKNAREMALLPYA; encoded by the coding sequence ATGGCCGCCAAGACATCCCGCAATCGTCGCGCCAAGGTCGCCGATACCAAACCCAAGCCCAATCTCTTTGCCAAATTGGGTCTTTCAGAGGTCGACTACAAAGACACCAACACCCTGCGCCTGTTCATATCCGAGCGCGGCAAGATCCGTGCCCGCCGGGTGACAGGCCTGACCGTGCAACAGCAGCGCCAGGTCGCCACCGCGATCAAGAACGCCCGCGAGATGGCGCTACTGCCCTACGCCTGA
- a CDS encoding type 1 glutamine amidotransferase codes for MSESTVRIGLVLPDVMGTYGDSGNAVVLRQRLRMRGIDAEIVEITLADPVPDSLDVYTLGGAEDYAQRLATRHLIAHPGLQRAAERGAPVLAICAAIQVLGHWYETSSGERVEGVGLLDVTTSPQDKRTIGELAGVPIMDELEDTLTGFENHRGGTVLGPAAAPLSKVGRGAGNRAGDGADGVVQGSVIATYMHGPCLARNPELADLLLARAMNVPQLTPLDLDEVARLRRERLSAR; via the coding sequence ATGAGCGAATCCACCGTTCGAATCGGCCTGGTACTCCCCGACGTCATGGGCACCTACGGCGATTCGGGTAATGCCGTGGTGCTGCGGCAGCGCCTGCGGATGCGCGGAATCGACGCCGAGATCGTGGAGATCACCCTCGCAGATCCCGTTCCCGACTCCCTGGACGTGTACACGCTGGGCGGGGCCGAAGACTACGCACAACGGCTCGCCACCCGTCACCTCATCGCGCACCCGGGCCTGCAACGCGCCGCCGAGCGCGGTGCACCGGTGCTGGCGATCTGCGCGGCCATTCAGGTGCTCGGCCATTGGTACGAAACGTCATCCGGTGAGCGCGTCGAAGGCGTCGGCCTGCTCGACGTCACCACCAGCCCGCAGGACAAGCGCACCATCGGCGAATTGGCCGGCGTACCCATCATGGACGAGCTCGAAGACACCCTGACAGGATTCGAGAATCACCGCGGCGGAACAGTTTTGGGACCCGCAGCGGCCCCGCTGTCGAAGGTCGGCCGAGGCGCCGGGAATCGCGCCGGCGACGGTGCCGACGGTGTGGTGCAGGGCAGCGTGATCGCCACCTACATGCACGGTCCGTGTCTGGCCCGCAATCCCGAGCTGGCGGACCTGTTACTTGCGCGCGCCATGAATGTGCCGCAACTGACCCCGCTGGACCTGGACGAGGTAGCGCGGCTGCGCCGAGAGCGCTTGTCCGCCCGCTAG
- a CDS encoding Mur ligase family protein — MPIEHLSLRGRIALAAGSAARWASRVSGRGAGSMIGGLVALKLDGGILAELGVGRRTAIVTGTNGKSTTTRMLTAALATTGPVATNTEGSNMDAGLVAALAGTREAELAVLEVDEMHVPHVADAIRPAVIVLLNLSRDQLDRVGEINNIERTLRKGLSRHRDAVIVANCDDVLMTSAAYDNPNVVWVAAGGGWAGDSVSCPRSGELIVRDGNHWHSTGTDFSRPDPDWWFDDDRIYGPSGISLPMSLTLPGTANRGNATLAVAGAVELGARPGPAVDAVSAVDQVAGRYRSIDLGDHTVRLLLAKNPAGWQEALSMVDTDADGLVIAVNGQVPDGEDLSWLWDVNFEHFACDNPQTTVPPVVASGERGTDLAVRLTYASVTHTLHHDPVQAIRACPSGKVDVIANYTAFLNLNRALAKGGAV; from the coding sequence ATGCCCATCGAGCACCTATCGCTGCGCGGCCGAATCGCGCTCGCCGCGGGCTCCGCCGCGCGCTGGGCCTCGCGCGTCAGTGGCCGCGGCGCGGGGTCAATGATCGGCGGGCTGGTTGCCCTCAAACTCGACGGCGGCATCCTGGCCGAACTGGGGGTCGGCCGCCGCACGGCCATAGTCACCGGCACCAACGGCAAGTCCACCACCACCCGCATGCTGACCGCGGCGCTCGCGACCACCGGGCCAGTGGCCACCAACACCGAGGGCTCGAACATGGACGCGGGTCTGGTGGCGGCACTGGCCGGAACCCGCGAGGCCGAGCTGGCGGTGCTCGAGGTCGACGAGATGCATGTGCCACATGTCGCCGACGCGATCCGCCCCGCAGTCATCGTGCTGCTCAATCTCAGCCGCGATCAGCTTGACCGCGTCGGCGAGATCAACAACATCGAGCGCACTCTGCGCAAGGGGCTGTCCCGGCACCGTGACGCGGTGATCGTCGCGAACTGCGATGACGTCCTCATGACATCGGCGGCCTACGACAACCCGAATGTCGTCTGGGTGGCCGCCGGCGGCGGCTGGGCCGGTGATTCGGTGAGCTGTCCACGCAGCGGCGAGCTCATCGTCCGCGACGGAAACCATTGGCACAGCACCGGAACCGACTTCTCCCGACCGGACCCGGACTGGTGGTTCGACGACGACCGCATCTATGGGCCCAGCGGAATCAGCCTGCCGATGTCGCTGACGCTGCCCGGTACCGCCAACCGCGGAAACGCAACGCTCGCGGTGGCCGGGGCAGTTGAGCTCGGTGCCCGCCCCGGCCCTGCCGTCGATGCCGTATCCGCGGTCGATCAGGTGGCCGGCCGCTACCGGAGCATTGATCTCGGAGATCACACGGTCCGACTGCTGCTGGCCAAGAATCCGGCCGGCTGGCAGGAAGCGCTGTCGATGGTGGACACCGACGCCGACGGACTCGTCATCGCCGTCAACGGGCAGGTGCCCGACGGCGAAGACCTGTCCTGGCTATGGGATGTCAACTTTGAACATTTCGCGTGCGATAACCCGCAGACCACCGTGCCGCCCGTCGTCGCGTCGGGCGAACGCGGCACCGATCTCGCGGTGCGGCTGACTTATGCCAGCGTCACGCACACCTTGCATCACGACCCTGTTCAGGCCATCAGAGCCTGTCCGTCCGGCAAGGTCGACGTGATCGCCAACTACACGGCGTTCCTCAACCTCAATCGCGCGCTGGCCAAAGGTGGTGCGGTATGA
- the mrf gene encoding ribosome hibernation factor-recruiting GTPase MRF, whose product MRTPVLLVSGQTDTDAVVDVLARDPGTVIVTHRFDGHIVKRTVAGIRGTAESVLELAHGCVSCTVRDDLLVLLRKLHRRDDVGRIVLHLEPWLEADPICWAINTVPVRVGPGFVDGPAARDVEIAGVVSCVDSVNWLQQALGDDELEDGRTVAQVVIGQAEFADVLVVRNPEPEVLSVLRRLSPRARITARIGRVEQALDHLEEDARCGRSDNPHGALLGGQPSLAVDGRIALVEFNARRPFHPERLHAAIDLLLDGVIRTRGRLWLATQDEQAMWLESAGGGLRVSAAGKWLAAMDSDEVLRSDPERRAFADLMWDYRFGDRHTAMTVLVCGADSAEVLDALRGALLTDAEMASPARWHEFDDPFGDWHEDPCEHVSELEAFLSYGENNTEGNH is encoded by the coding sequence ATGCGCACGCCGGTGCTACTCGTGTCCGGACAGACCGATACCGACGCGGTCGTGGACGTGTTGGCGCGCGACCCGGGAACTGTCATCGTCACGCACCGATTCGACGGGCATATCGTCAAACGGACCGTCGCGGGGATCCGGGGAACTGCGGAGTCCGTTCTGGAACTGGCTCACGGCTGCGTGTCCTGCACGGTCCGTGATGACCTGCTCGTTCTGCTGCGCAAGCTCCATCGCCGCGACGACGTCGGGCGGATCGTCCTGCACCTGGAGCCATGGCTGGAAGCTGATCCGATCTGCTGGGCGATCAACACCGTGCCCGTTCGTGTCGGACCGGGGTTCGTCGACGGACCGGCTGCCCGTGACGTCGAGATCGCCGGGGTGGTCAGTTGTGTGGACAGCGTGAACTGGTTGCAGCAAGCGCTCGGTGACGACGAACTCGAAGATGGCCGAACTGTCGCACAGGTGGTGATCGGACAGGCCGAGTTCGCCGACGTCCTTGTGGTTCGCAATCCAGAGCCCGAAGTGCTATCGGTATTGCGGCGCTTGTCACCACGGGCCCGCATCACTGCCCGCATCGGTCGCGTCGAGCAGGCCCTTGATCATCTGGAAGAGGACGCACGGTGCGGCCGGTCCGACAATCCGCATGGCGCTCTACTCGGCGGGCAGCCCTCGCTGGCCGTTGACGGTCGCATCGCACTGGTGGAGTTCAACGCGCGCAGGCCCTTCCATCCGGAACGATTGCATGCCGCGATTGATCTGTTGCTCGACGGAGTGATCCGTACCCGGGGCCGGTTGTGGTTGGCCACGCAGGATGAACAGGCGATGTGGCTGGAGTCGGCGGGTGGTGGCCTCAGAGTTTCGGCGGCCGGGAAATGGCTGGCTGCAATGGATTCCGATGAGGTGCTGCGATCCGATCCGGAACGTCGGGCATTCGCCGATCTCATGTGGGACTACCGTTTCGGCGATCGTCACACCGCGATGACGGTGCTGGTATGCGGGGCCGACAGCGCCGAGGTGCTGGACGCATTGCGTGGGGCGCTGCTCACCGATGCCGAAATGGCAAGCCCCGCAAGGTGGCATGAATTCGACGACCCGTTCGGCGATTGGCATGAGGATCCGTGCGAACACGTGTCCGAGCTTGAGGCCTTCCTGTCCTACGGCGAGAACAACACAGAAGGGAACCACTGA